One window of Vibrio atlanticus genomic DNA carries:
- a CDS encoding extracellular solute-binding protein — MGTDFRSKASQRTQFFRSNLKSCAVMLSLIALYPSVTHASDTESTSAVTVIETTQLVGFGEAKYPADFTHFDYVNPDAPKQGKVTYGSIGTYDSFNRFGSRGVAASYTGEIYDTLMFSPSDEIDAYYPLIASKVRYASDFTWMEIDINPNAKFQDGKPITAHDVAFTFDKFSKEGVPQYRVYYKEIESVTAVSDSVVRIEMNKPNREKLFSFAQSTRVLPKHFWKDRKLSEPLSEPPVGSGPYKIISYKSGQSVTYGLDENYWAADLPVNVGRNNFKQVQYDYYRDDTVMLEAFKAGEFDLRTENSAKFWANSYTGANFDKGYIIKEEINHEKPETTQGFVFNIQSPVFSDPKVREALTYAMDFEWMNKNMFYGQYKRTRSYFQNTDYEAKGLPSAAEVELLSQYKGQIPARVFTEEFQPSVTDGSGRIRSQMRTAFKLLKEAGWVLKDKVMTNEKTGKPMSFELLIYSPTTERIATPVQKNLKRMGIEMKIRTIDTTQYIKRLRDRDFDMVSSSFSANPYPSPNLMIVWNSNYIDSTYNTAGVMDPVVDALTEEIARNQQHPEKLLTLGRSLDRVLQWNFYNIPQWHVGEYRVAMWDKFERPDVLPKYDLGIDTWWISEEKAALLPEKRR, encoded by the coding sequence ATGGGAACAGATTTCCGAAGCAAAGCCTCGCAGCGCACTCAATTTTTCAGGTCTAATTTGAAGTCATGTGCAGTCATGCTGTCGCTAATTGCTCTATATCCCTCCGTTACACACGCCTCTGATACCGAATCAACTTCCGCTGTTACCGTTATTGAAACCACACAACTGGTTGGTTTTGGTGAAGCGAAATATCCAGCCGATTTCACTCACTTCGATTACGTTAATCCTGATGCGCCAAAGCAGGGTAAAGTGACCTATGGCAGCATAGGTACGTACGATAGCTTTAATCGATTCGGTTCCCGCGGCGTTGCTGCCAGCTATACGGGGGAGATTTACGATACCTTGATGTTTTCTCCGAGTGACGAGATTGATGCGTATTATCCATTGATCGCTTCAAAGGTTCGCTACGCCAGTGATTTCACTTGGATGGAAATCGACATCAACCCAAATGCTAAATTCCAAGATGGTAAACCTATCACCGCTCACGATGTTGCCTTCACCTTTGACAAGTTTTCGAAAGAAGGTGTGCCTCAATATCGCGTGTATTACAAAGAAATCGAGTCTGTAACGGCTGTTTCTGATTCGGTTGTTCGTATTGAGATGAACAAGCCAAACCGCGAGAAGCTGTTTAGCTTTGCGCAAAGCACTCGTGTACTACCGAAACATTTCTGGAAAGACAGAAAGCTGTCTGAGCCTTTAAGTGAACCACCAGTAGGCAGTGGTCCTTATAAGATCATTAGCTACAAATCTGGTCAAAGCGTTACATACGGTTTAGATGAAAATTACTGGGCTGCGGATCTACCCGTTAACGTTGGACGTAATAACTTCAAGCAAGTGCAGTACGATTACTATCGCGATGACACGGTAATGCTGGAAGCCTTCAAAGCAGGGGAGTTCGATCTTCGAACTGAGAACTCGGCTAAGTTCTGGGCCAATTCATACACGGGCGCAAACTTCGACAAAGGCTACATCATTAAAGAAGAGATCAACCATGAGAAGCCAGAGACGACTCAAGGTTTTGTCTTCAATATTCAATCTCCTGTGTTCTCTGATCCTAAAGTTCGAGAAGCGTTAACCTATGCGATGGACTTTGAGTGGATGAACAAGAACATGTTCTACGGTCAATACAAACGTACTCGTAGTTATTTCCAGAACACCGACTATGAAGCGAAAGGCTTACCAAGTGCAGCTGAAGTTGAATTGCTGTCTCAGTACAAAGGTCAGATTCCAGCGCGAGTGTTTACCGAAGAATTCCAGCCATCAGTCACCGATGGCAGTGGCCGTATTCGTAGCCAAATGCGCACAGCTTTCAAATTGCTGAAAGAAGCGGGTTGGGTGCTGAAAGACAAAGTGATGACCAACGAAAAGACCGGCAAGCCGATGTCATTTGAGTTGCTGATTTACAGCCCAACCACCGAGCGTATCGCAACACCGGTTCAAAAAAACCTGAAACGCATGGGTATCGAGATGAAGATCCGTACCATCGATACCACCCAGTACATCAAGCGTCTTCGTGATCGTGACTTCGACATGGTTTCGTCGTCATTTTCCGCAAACCCTTATCCTAGCCCGAACTTAATGATCGTTTGGAACTCTAACTACATTGATTCTACTTACAATACTGCAGGTGTGATGGATCCGGTGGTTGACGCGTTAACAGAAGAAATTGCGCGTAACCAACAGCATCCTGAAAAGCTGCTTACGTTAGGTCGTTCACTTGACCGTGTATTGCAGTGGAATTTCTACAACATCCCGCAATGGCACGTCGGTGAATATCGCGTAGCAATGTGGGACAAGTTTGAGCGTCCAGATGTATTGCCTAAATACGATTTAGGTATCGATACATGGTGGATTTCAGAAGAGAAGGCGGCTTTGCTTCCTGAAAAACGTCGCTAG
- a CDS encoding ABC transporter ATP-binding protein → MTSNTAPTSGLTAEVSNASPVLTIDKLSVGFGRKDSIEQVTQDVSLEIYKGETLALVGESGSGKSVTANSVLKLLPKGSSHYLNGKINFSGTDILSCSERQLRGIRGGRIGMIFQEPMVSLNPLHRVGKQLVETLAIHRGMRTNKAQALAIEWLSKVGIRYPEQKISAYPHELSGGERQRVMIAMALINEPELLIADEPTTALDVSVQAQILDLLKDLQQELGMAMLFITHDLSIVRKIADRVAVMKDGRLVESNDCHTLFNAPAHPYTQKLINSDPKGLPVPVSPESEPLLDVNQLRVWFPITGGLFKRTISHVKAVTDMEFTLKKGHSIGLVGESGSGKSTTGMAILKLVQSEGSITYADEQIQGLNRQQMLPFRSRMQVVFQDPFSALNPRMSVAQVIGEGLLVHQQLDEHELDQRICDVMKEVDLDPETRHRYPNEFSGGQRQRIAIARALILKPEFILLDELTSSLDRTVQAQVLDLLKSLQEKYGLTYLFISHDLNVVKSLCHYTIVMKAGEVIEKGDTETLFGNPQHEYTQQLVSLSNVGGSM, encoded by the coding sequence ATGACTTCAAATACAGCTCCTACTTCAGGGTTAACAGCAGAGGTTTCTAATGCATCTCCAGTTCTGACCATAGATAAATTGTCTGTCGGTTTCGGGCGTAAAGACTCAATAGAACAAGTGACGCAAGATGTCTCTTTAGAAATATACAAAGGTGAAACGCTCGCGCTGGTAGGAGAGAGTGGTTCAGGCAAATCGGTTACCGCTAATTCAGTATTGAAACTGCTACCTAAAGGCTCATCGCACTACTTAAACGGTAAGATTAATTTCTCTGGCACCGATATTCTGAGTTGTTCTGAAAGACAATTGCGAGGGATTCGTGGTGGCCGCATCGGCATGATCTTCCAAGAGCCCATGGTTTCGCTTAATCCACTTCATCGAGTCGGTAAGCAGCTGGTTGAAACCCTCGCGATTCACCGAGGTATGCGAACCAATAAAGCTCAAGCCTTGGCGATAGAGTGGCTTTCAAAGGTGGGTATTCGTTACCCAGAGCAGAAGATATCAGCGTACCCACACGAGCTATCAGGTGGAGAGCGTCAGCGTGTAATGATCGCAATGGCTCTGATTAACGAGCCAGAGCTGCTTATCGCTGACGAGCCGACGACTGCGTTGGATGTATCAGTACAAGCGCAGATTCTCGACCTGTTAAAAGATCTGCAACAAGAGCTGGGTATGGCGATGCTCTTTATCACACACGATTTGAGTATCGTTCGTAAAATTGCCGACAGAGTGGCGGTAATGAAAGATGGTCGCTTGGTTGAAAGTAATGACTGCCATACCCTGTTTAATGCACCAGCTCACCCTTATACGCAAAAGCTTATCAACTCTGACCCGAAAGGTTTGCCCGTTCCAGTTTCTCCGGAAAGTGAACCTCTGCTCGATGTTAATCAACTTCGTGTTTGGTTCCCGATTACGGGCGGTTTATTCAAGCGAACCATTTCTCATGTCAAAGCTGTGACCGATATGGAGTTCACTTTGAAGAAAGGGCACTCAATCGGTTTAGTTGGCGAAAGTGGCTCTGGTAAATCGACAACCGGTATGGCGATACTCAAATTGGTGCAAAGTGAAGGTTCAATTACTTACGCAGATGAACAAATTCAAGGCTTAAACCGCCAACAGATGCTACCTTTTCGAAGCCGTATGCAAGTGGTCTTCCAAGACCCGTTTTCTGCGCTAAACCCAAGAATGTCAGTCGCTCAGGTGATTGGCGAAGGTTTGTTAGTGCATCAACAATTGGATGAGCACGAACTCGACCAACGCATCTGTGATGTAATGAAAGAGGTCGACCTTGACCCAGAAACTCGCCACCGTTACCCAAATGAATTTTCTGGCGGACAAAGGCAGCGTATTGCGATTGCTCGTGCTTTGATCCTTAAACCAGAGTTTATCTTGCTCGATGAGCTAACATCGTCATTAGACAGAACCGTCCAAGCTCAAGTACTGGATTTGTTGAAGTCACTTCAAGAAAAGTATGGCCTAACCTATCTGTTTATCAGCCATGATCTGAATGTCGTGAAATCCTTGTGTCATTACACCATTGTGATGAAAGCAGGCGAGGTAATAGAGAAAGGTGACACTGAGACTTTGTTTGGTAATCCGCAGCATGAATATACGCAGCAACTTGTCAGTCTTTCGAATGTTGGTGGGTCGATGTAA
- a CDS encoding microcin C ABC transporter permease YejB translates to MAAYIFRRLLLVIPTLWAIITINFFIIQIAPGGPVEQAVAQLEGHNSGIMERFSGGGQEVDLSESDQASASGYKGSRGLDPEVVEEIKKQFGFDKPIHVRYFDMLKNYATFNFGESLFKGGNVIDLIIERLPVSISLGLWSTLIIYVISIPLGIMKAIHHGSRFDIWSSAVVIVGYAVPGFLFAIILIILFASGNYFSWFPLRGLVSSNFDQLNWYQQIGDYFWHLALPIFAMVIGGFATLSMLTKNSFLDEINKQYVVTARAKGLDESSILYKHVFRNAMLIIIAGFPSAFISIFFTGSMLIEVMFSLEGIGLLGFESTIQRDYPVVFSSLYIMTLLGLVLSIISDLTYTWVDPRIDFEAR, encoded by the coding sequence ATGGCCGCGTATATATTTCGGCGTTTATTGTTGGTGATCCCCACGCTGTGGGCGATCATCACCATCAACTTTTTCATCATTCAGATCGCCCCTGGTGGCCCGGTGGAGCAAGCTGTTGCCCAATTAGAAGGGCATAACTCTGGAATTATGGAGCGCTTTTCTGGTGGTGGACAAGAAGTTGATTTAAGCGAAAGTGACCAAGCTTCTGCCAGTGGCTATAAAGGCTCACGCGGGCTTGATCCTGAAGTGGTTGAAGAGATCAAAAAGCAGTTTGGCTTTGATAAGCCGATTCATGTTCGCTACTTCGATATGTTGAAAAATTACGCGACCTTTAACTTTGGTGAAAGCCTGTTTAAGGGCGGTAACGTGATTGATTTAATCATCGAGCGGCTGCCCGTCTCCATTTCTTTAGGGTTGTGGAGTACGTTAATCATCTATGTGATTTCGATACCTTTAGGCATCATGAAGGCGATACATCACGGATCTCGGTTTGATATTTGGTCAAGCGCGGTGGTGATTGTCGGTTACGCCGTTCCGGGCTTTTTGTTTGCGATTATCCTGATTATTTTGTTCGCGAGTGGTAACTACTTCAGTTGGTTCCCATTGCGTGGACTCGTGTCGAGTAACTTCGACCAGCTCAATTGGTATCAGCAAATTGGCGACTACTTCTGGCACTTAGCTTTACCTATTTTCGCTATGGTCATCGGCGGCTTTGCCACACTGAGCATGCTGACTAAAAACTCCTTCCTTGATGAAATTAACAAGCAATATGTGGTTACTGCGCGAGCGAAAGGTTTGGACGAGAGCAGTATTCTCTACAAGCACGTTTTCCGTAACGCTATGCTGATCATTATTGCCGGTTTCCCTAGCGCATTTATTAGTATTTTCTTCACGGGTTCTATGTTGATTGAAGTGATGTTTTCACTCGAAGGCATCGGTTTGCTTGGCTTTGAATCGACTATTCAACGTGACTATCCCGTGGTGTTCAGCTCTCTCTATATCATGACCTTACTTGGCTTGGTGCTGAGCATTATCTCCGACCTGACTTATACCTGGGTTGATCCTCGAATTGATTTTGAAGCGCGTTAA
- a CDS encoding ABC transporter permease, protein MFNNPLAEARWLRFKANKRGFISLWIFTILFGLSLFAEIIANDKPLLVSYDNQWFVPVINEYAETEFGGEFETEADYKDPYVIELIEDNGYIVWPIIPFSYDTINFDISGAVPSEPDSVNWLGTDDKGRDVLARIIYGFRISVLFGFILTIVSSVVGVVVGATQGYYGGWVDLFGQRFIEVWSGMPTLFLLIILSSFIEPNFWWLLGIMVLFSWMSLVGIVRAEFLRCRNFDYVRAAQAMGVDDKRIMLRHMLPNAMVASLTMMPFILSGSVTTLTSLDFLGFGLPAGSPSLGELLAQGKANLQAPWLGISAFVVLSLMLTLLVFVGEAVRDAFDPHQQK, encoded by the coding sequence ATGTTTAACAACCCTTTAGCTGAAGCTCGTTGGTTACGTTTTAAAGCAAACAAGCGTGGTTTTATCTCCCTTTGGATATTTACCATCTTGTTTGGATTGAGCCTGTTCGCTGAGATCATTGCCAACGATAAACCACTCTTGGTTTCTTATGATAATCAGTGGTTTGTACCTGTTATCAATGAGTACGCCGAGACAGAGTTTGGTGGCGAGTTTGAAACCGAAGCCGACTACAAAGACCCGTATGTTATCGAACTCATTGAAGACAACGGTTACATCGTGTGGCCAATCATTCCTTTTAGCTACGATACGATAAACTTCGATATTTCAGGCGCGGTGCCATCGGAGCCAGATTCAGTGAACTGGCTAGGAACCGATGATAAAGGGCGCGATGTGCTAGCTCGCATCATTTATGGGTTCCGTATTTCCGTTCTATTTGGTTTTATTCTGACGATTGTATCGAGCGTGGTCGGCGTCGTAGTCGGGGCGACACAAGGTTATTACGGTGGTTGGGTCGACTTGTTCGGGCAGCGCTTCATTGAAGTTTGGTCTGGCATGCCGACTCTGTTCTTGCTGATTATCCTTTCCAGTTTTATCGAACCTAATTTCTGGTGGTTGCTCGGAATTATGGTGCTGTTCAGTTGGATGAGTTTGGTTGGCATCGTGCGAGCTGAATTCCTACGTTGTCGAAACTTTGATTACGTAAGAGCCGCGCAAGCCATGGGTGTTGACGACAAACGCATTATGCTTCGTCACATGCTACCCAACGCGATGGTTGCTTCGTTAACCATGATGCCGTTTATCTTGTCTGGCTCGGTCACTACGTTAACCTCATTAGATTTCTTAGGCTTTGGTTTGCCTGCGGGTTCGCCTTCATTAGGTGAGCTATTGGCGCAAGGTAAAGCTAACTTGCAAGCGCCTTGGCTTGGTATCTCAGCTTTCGTCGTACTTTCACTGATGCTTACGTTACTTGTCTTCGTTGGTGAAGCGGTACGTGATGCTTTCGACCCACATCAACAGAAGTAA